The following proteins are co-located in the Vigna angularis cultivar LongXiaoDou No.4 chromosome 2, ASM1680809v1, whole genome shotgun sequence genome:
- the LOC108328143 gene encoding uncharacterized protein LOC108328143 isoform X2, with amino-acid sequence MMVLANSGSGLRRQVFPVDYETELSQRLVEAAYYGDTDSAFDFVDNPSVDVNFVGTVSFKFKTTEIVLQDESPHRVNSVYEEFKTELTALFLAAHTGNLTLLRKLLNVGANVNMRMFRGYATTASVREGHLKVLEVLINAGASQLACEEALMEASYLGRARFVELLMQSNMIRPQVAVHALVSACCRGFVEVVDVLIKVGVRLDMKVKLGAWSWDTDTGEEFRVGVGLAEAYPITWCAVEYFESTGAILHMLLCHLSPNSLHIGRSLLHHAITCNNERAVNILLNNGADTEVTVQTTEETNERPIHIAARVGSCNILQCLINSGCNLDSQTKCGDTALMICTRHKHEKCLGVLASAGADLGMVNSSDQCATSIANFVQWTKVYQKVILDVIRAGKVVKSSNAARFSALLFVTRANDMEGMKKLIENGNINLNEQNANGFSAAMIAAVVGNVEALKLLLYAGADVTRLKNKYGLTALNLVDVSQNSEAFHKVMLEYALKGGGDGSIEANPLHRAACYGDISIVHKLLKEGYEVNAFDGEGYTPLMLAARGCRGEMCELLISYGAECDIQNERHETALSLSRENGAGNDAERVILDELARKLVLGGHRVKKHTKCGKGSPHGKLLQMIGAAGILRWGKSSKRNVICKEAEVGPSVKFRWNRRRKFDVEEPGLFHVVTTKDKEVHFVCEGGVEMADLWVRGIQLVTREAISGRRAPEV; translated from the exons ATGATGGTGCTGGCGAATTCTGGTTCGGGCCTTCGGAGACAGGTTTTTCCCGTGGACTACGAAACGGAGCTTTCGCAGCGTCTCGTAGAAGCGGCTTATTATGGCGACACCGACTCTGCTTTTGACTTTGTCGACAATCCCTCTGTCGACGTTAACTTCGTCGGAACGGTGTCGTTTAAGTTCAAAACGACGGAGATCGTGCTGCAGGACGAGTCGCCTCACCGAGTTAACTCGGTGTACGAGGAGTTCAAGACCGAGCTCACCGCTCTGTTCCTGGCCGCGCACACAGGGAATTTGACACTTCTTCGGAAGCTTCTG AATGTTGGAGCTAATGTAAATATGAGAATGTTCCGGGGCTATGCCACAACAGCGTCAGTGAGAGAAGGGCATCTAAAAGTGTTGGAGGTCCTCATCAATGCTGGGGCATCACAACTTGCATGCGAGGAGGCTCTAATGGAAGCAAGCTATTTGGGCAGGGCCAGATTTGTTGAATTACTCATGCAATCCAACATGATTCGTCCTCAGGTTGCAGTTCATGCCCTTGTCTCTGCCTGTTGCAGAGGCTTCGTTGAGGTTGTTGATGTACTCATCAAG GTTGGAGTAAGGCTTGACATGAAGGTCAAACTGGGGGCTTGGTCCTGGGACACAGATACAGGAGAAGAATTTCGTGTAGGTGTTGGACTAGCTGAGGCCTATCCAATCACCTGGTGTGCCGTTGAGTATTTTGAGTCCACTGGTGCTATATTGCATATGCTGCTCTGCCATCTCTCACCTAATAGCTTACACATTGGGAGGAGTCTCTTGCACCATGCTATCACCTGTAACAACGAAAGAGCTGTAAATATTCTTCTAAACAATGGTGCTGATACAGAAGTGACTGTGCAAACCACTGAAGAAACCAATGAACGGCCTATTCACATTGCTGCACGGGTTGGATCATGCAACATTCTTCAGTGCCTGATCAATAGTGGTTGTAACTTGGATTCCCAGACAAAATGTGGAGATACAGCACTGATGATCTGCACAAGGCACAAACATGAGAAGTGCCTTGGGGTCCTAGCATCAGCAGGTGCTGATTTGGGAATGGTAAATTCATCTGATCAATGTGCAACTTCAATTGCAAACTTTGTTCAGTGGACTAAAGTCTACCAGAAAGTGATATTGGATGTAATCAGAGCAGGGAAGGTTGTTAAATCAAGCAATGCCGCTAGATTCTCCGCATTGTTATTTGTAACTCGTGCAAATGACATGGAGGGTATGAAGAAACTCATTGAAAATGGGAACATCAATCTGAATGAGCAAAATGCAAATGGATTTTCTGCTGCTATGATAGCTGCTGTAGTGGGTAACGTGGAGGCTTTGAAGTTGCTTCTTTATGCAGGAGCTGACGTGACTAGGCTTAAAAACAAATATGGTTTGACAGCACTTAACCTCGTTGATGTGAGCCAAAACAGTGAAGCGTTCCACAAGGTGATGCTTGAATATGCACTTAAAGGAGGAGGCGATGGTTCAATTGAGGCAAACCCTCTCCACCGTGCAGCTTGCTACGGAGACATAAGCATTGTTCACAAACTACTAAAAGAGGGTTATGAAGTAAATGCTTTTGATGGTGAAGGATATACCCCTTTGATGTTAGCAGCAAGAGGGTGCCGTGGTGAAATGTGTGAGCTTTTGATCTCATATGGAGCTGAATGTGATATTCAGAATGAGAGACATGAGACAGCCCTTTCACTTTCCAGAGAAAATGGTGCAGGAAATGATGCTGAACGTGTGATTTTGGATGAGCTAGCTAGAAAACTGGTCTTGGGTGGACATCGTGTGAAGAAGCATACAAAGTGTGGCAAAGGTTCACCTCATGGTAAGTTACTACAGATGATTGGTGCTGCTGGAATCTTACGTTGGGGAAAATCAAGTAAGAGAAATGTGATTTGTAAAGAGGCTGAGGTTGGGCCAAGTGTGAAATTTCGATGGAATCGTAGGAGGAAGTTTGATGTCGAGGAACCAGGATTGTTCCATGTTGTTACTACAAAAGATAAAGAGGTACATTTTGTGTGTGAAGGAGGGGTTGAAATGGCTGATTTGTGGGTAAGGGGGATTCAATTAGTAACTAGAGAAGCCATTTCTGGTAGAAGAGCTCCTGAGGTTTGA
- the LOC108328143 gene encoding uncharacterized protein LOC108328143 isoform X1 has product MMVLANSGSGLRRQVFPVDYETELSQRLVEAAYYGDTDSAFDFVDNPSVDVNFVGTVSFKFKTTEIVLQDESPHRVNSVYEEFKTELTALFLAAHTGNLTLLRKLLNVGANVNMRMFRGYATTASVREGHLKVLEVLINAGASQLACEEALMEASYLGRARFVELLMQSNMIRPQVAVHALVSACCRGFVEVVDVLIKHGVDANAIDRTLLQSSKSFLHANVDCNALFAAVVSRQIDVVRLLLQVGVRLDMKVKLGAWSWDTDTGEEFRVGVGLAEAYPITWCAVEYFESTGAILHMLLCHLSPNSLHIGRSLLHHAITCNNERAVNILLNNGADTEVTVQTTEETNERPIHIAARVGSCNILQCLINSGCNLDSQTKCGDTALMICTRHKHEKCLGVLASAGADLGMVNSSDQCATSIANFVQWTKVYQKVILDVIRAGKVVKSSNAARFSALLFVTRANDMEGMKKLIENGNINLNEQNANGFSAAMIAAVVGNVEALKLLLYAGADVTRLKNKYGLTALNLVDVSQNSEAFHKVMLEYALKGGGDGSIEANPLHRAACYGDISIVHKLLKEGYEVNAFDGEGYTPLMLAARGCRGEMCELLISYGAECDIQNERHETALSLSRENGAGNDAERVILDELARKLVLGGHRVKKHTKCGKGSPHGKLLQMIGAAGILRWGKSSKRNVICKEAEVGPSVKFRWNRRRKFDVEEPGLFHVVTTKDKEVHFVCEGGVEMADLWVRGIQLVTREAISGRRAPEV; this is encoded by the exons ATGATGGTGCTGGCGAATTCTGGTTCGGGCCTTCGGAGACAGGTTTTTCCCGTGGACTACGAAACGGAGCTTTCGCAGCGTCTCGTAGAAGCGGCTTATTATGGCGACACCGACTCTGCTTTTGACTTTGTCGACAATCCCTCTGTCGACGTTAACTTCGTCGGAACGGTGTCGTTTAAGTTCAAAACGACGGAGATCGTGCTGCAGGACGAGTCGCCTCACCGAGTTAACTCGGTGTACGAGGAGTTCAAGACCGAGCTCACCGCTCTGTTCCTGGCCGCGCACACAGGGAATTTGACACTTCTTCGGAAGCTTCTG AATGTTGGAGCTAATGTAAATATGAGAATGTTCCGGGGCTATGCCACAACAGCGTCAGTGAGAGAAGGGCATCTAAAAGTGTTGGAGGTCCTCATCAATGCTGGGGCATCACAACTTGCATGCGAGGAGGCTCTAATGGAAGCAAGCTATTTGGGCAGGGCCAGATTTGTTGAATTACTCATGCAATCCAACATGATTCGTCCTCAGGTTGCAGTTCATGCCCTTGTCTCTGCCTGTTGCAGAGGCTTCGTTGAGGTTGTTGATGTACTCATCAAG CATGGAGTGGATGCCAATGCAATTGATAGGACTTTGCTTCAATCTTCAAAGTCATTTCTTCATGCTAATGTTGATTGCAATGCATTATTTGCTGCTGTGGTCAGCAGGCAGATTGATGTTGTTAGATTACTGTTGCAG GTTGGAGTAAGGCTTGACATGAAGGTCAAACTGGGGGCTTGGTCCTGGGACACAGATACAGGAGAAGAATTTCGTGTAGGTGTTGGACTAGCTGAGGCCTATCCAATCACCTGGTGTGCCGTTGAGTATTTTGAGTCCACTGGTGCTATATTGCATATGCTGCTCTGCCATCTCTCACCTAATAGCTTACACATTGGGAGGAGTCTCTTGCACCATGCTATCACCTGTAACAACGAAAGAGCTGTAAATATTCTTCTAAACAATGGTGCTGATACAGAAGTGACTGTGCAAACCACTGAAGAAACCAATGAACGGCCTATTCACATTGCTGCACGGGTTGGATCATGCAACATTCTTCAGTGCCTGATCAATAGTGGTTGTAACTTGGATTCCCAGACAAAATGTGGAGATACAGCACTGATGATCTGCACAAGGCACAAACATGAGAAGTGCCTTGGGGTCCTAGCATCAGCAGGTGCTGATTTGGGAATGGTAAATTCATCTGATCAATGTGCAACTTCAATTGCAAACTTTGTTCAGTGGACTAAAGTCTACCAGAAAGTGATATTGGATGTAATCAGAGCAGGGAAGGTTGTTAAATCAAGCAATGCCGCTAGATTCTCCGCATTGTTATTTGTAACTCGTGCAAATGACATGGAGGGTATGAAGAAACTCATTGAAAATGGGAACATCAATCTGAATGAGCAAAATGCAAATGGATTTTCTGCTGCTATGATAGCTGCTGTAGTGGGTAACGTGGAGGCTTTGAAGTTGCTTCTTTATGCAGGAGCTGACGTGACTAGGCTTAAAAACAAATATGGTTTGACAGCACTTAACCTCGTTGATGTGAGCCAAAACAGTGAAGCGTTCCACAAGGTGATGCTTGAATATGCACTTAAAGGAGGAGGCGATGGTTCAATTGAGGCAAACCCTCTCCACCGTGCAGCTTGCTACGGAGACATAAGCATTGTTCACAAACTACTAAAAGAGGGTTATGAAGTAAATGCTTTTGATGGTGAAGGATATACCCCTTTGATGTTAGCAGCAAGAGGGTGCCGTGGTGAAATGTGTGAGCTTTTGATCTCATATGGAGCTGAATGTGATATTCAGAATGAGAGACATGAGACAGCCCTTTCACTTTCCAGAGAAAATGGTGCAGGAAATGATGCTGAACGTGTGATTTTGGATGAGCTAGCTAGAAAACTGGTCTTGGGTGGACATCGTGTGAAGAAGCATACAAAGTGTGGCAAAGGTTCACCTCATGGTAAGTTACTACAGATGATTGGTGCTGCTGGAATCTTACGTTGGGGAAAATCAAGTAAGAGAAATGTGATTTGTAAAGAGGCTGAGGTTGGGCCAAGTGTGAAATTTCGATGGAATCGTAGGAGGAAGTTTGATGTCGAGGAACCAGGATTGTTCCATGTTGTTACTACAAAAGATAAAGAGGTACATTTTGTGTGTGAAGGAGGGGTTGAAATGGCTGATTTGTGGGTAAGGGGGATTCAATTAGTAACTAGAGAAGCCATTTCTGGTAGAAGAGCTCCTGAGGTTTGA
- the LOC108318997 gene encoding uncharacterized protein LOC108318997, which translates to MGLTNFVLTVAGVSAVVLLLRSDVKQSASIFRRNVKHIRNWLEEESAASSKSMEKCTPKELDSKVPPKDIHKEDKH; encoded by the exons ATGGGGTTGACGAATTTCGTGCTGACCGTGGCGGGTGTAAGCGCCGTTGTGCTTCTCCTCAGGAGTGACGTCAAGCAATCTGCCTCCATCTTCCGCCGCAACGTCAAGCACATTCGTAACTGGCTTGAAGAAGAATCTGCCGCCTCTTCCAA GTCAATGGAGAAGTGCACTCCCAAAGAACTTGATTCAAAGGTTCCTCCTAAAGACATTCATAAGGAGGACAAACATTAA
- the LOC108319021 gene encoding OVARIAN TUMOR DOMAIN-containing deubiquitinating enzyme 4 isoform X2 produces MPQPEKSLGNNLPIIRIPGDGRCLFRAVVYGACLRSGEPSPSLSRQRELADELRAKVVDEFIKRRADTEWFLEGDFETYTIQMRKPHIWGGEPELLMSSHVLQLSLFLDKNSSNLKVIAEYGEEYGKDNPIGVIYDGYGHYDALLKSSTAYVQS; encoded by the exons ATGCCACAGCCAGAAAAATCGCTCGGTAACAACCTTCCAATAATTC GCATTCCAGGAGACGGTAGATGTTTGTTTAGGGCTGTGGTCTACGGTGCATGCCTCAGATCAGGTGAACCATCTCCAAGTCTTAGTAGGCAAAGAGAACTTGCAGATGAACTTAGAGCCAAA GTTGTTGATGAATTCATCAAGAGGAGGGCAGACACAGAGTG GTTTCTGGAAGGTGATTTTGAGACCTATACGATACAGATGCGAAAGCCGCACATATGGGGAGGAGAACCTGAACTTCTGATGTCCTCACATGTTTTACAGTTAAGTCTATTTCTT GATAAGAATTCGAGTAACCTTAAAGTTATAGCTGAATACGGTGAGGAATATGGGAAGGACAACCCTATTGGAGTGATTTATGATGGTTATGGCCACTACGATGCATTATTGAAGAGTTCTACTGCTTATGTGCAGTCTTAG
- the LOC108319021 gene encoding OVARIAN TUMOR DOMAIN-containing deubiquitinating enzyme 4 isoform X1, producing MPQPEKSLGNNLPIIRIPGDGRCLFRAVVYGACLRSGEPSPSLSRQRELADELRAKVVDEFIKRRADTEWFLEGDFETYTIQMRKPHIWGGEPELLMSSHVLQMPITVVMQDKNSSNLKVIAEYGEEYGKDNPIGVIYDGYGHYDALLKSSTAYVQS from the exons ATGCCACAGCCAGAAAAATCGCTCGGTAACAACCTTCCAATAATTC GCATTCCAGGAGACGGTAGATGTTTGTTTAGGGCTGTGGTCTACGGTGCATGCCTCAGATCAGGTGAACCATCTCCAAGTCTTAGTAGGCAAAGAGAACTTGCAGATGAACTTAGAGCCAAA GTTGTTGATGAATTCATCAAGAGGAGGGCAGACACAGAGTG GTTTCTGGAAGGTGATTTTGAGACCTATACGATACAGATGCGAAAGCCGCACATATGGGGAGGAGAACCTGAACTTCTGATGTCCTCACATGTTTTACA GATGCCAATAACAGTGGTAATGCAGGATAAGAATTCGAGTAACCTTAAAGTTATAGCTGAATACGGTGAGGAATATGGGAAGGACAACCCTATTGGAGTGATTTATGATGGTTATGGCCACTACGATGCATTATTGAAGAGTTCTACTGCTTATGTGCAGTCTTAG
- the LOC108319021 gene encoding OVARIAN TUMOR DOMAIN-containing deubiquitinating enzyme 4 isoform X3, producing the protein MPQPEKSLGIPGDGRCLFRAVVYGACLRSGEPSPSLSRQRELADELRAKVVDEFIKRRADTEWFLEGDFETYTIQMRKPHIWGGEPELLMSSHVLQMPITVVMQDKNSSNLKVIAEYGEEYGKDNPIGVIYDGYGHYDALLKSSTAYVQS; encoded by the exons ATGCCACAGCCAGAAAAATCGCTCG GCATTCCAGGAGACGGTAGATGTTTGTTTAGGGCTGTGGTCTACGGTGCATGCCTCAGATCAGGTGAACCATCTCCAAGTCTTAGTAGGCAAAGAGAACTTGCAGATGAACTTAGAGCCAAA GTTGTTGATGAATTCATCAAGAGGAGGGCAGACACAGAGTG GTTTCTGGAAGGTGATTTTGAGACCTATACGATACAGATGCGAAAGCCGCACATATGGGGAGGAGAACCTGAACTTCTGATGTCCTCACATGTTTTACA GATGCCAATAACAGTGGTAATGCAGGATAAGAATTCGAGTAACCTTAAAGTTATAGCTGAATACGGTGAGGAATATGGGAAGGACAACCCTATTGGAGTGATTTATGATGGTTATGGCCACTACGATGCATTATTGAAGAGTTCTACTGCTTATGTGCAGTCTTAG
- the LOC108319062 gene encoding U-box domain-containing protein 45 yields MWIMDIPEVEENLFAASDAKLHGEMCKSLSAIHCKILLLFPSLEAARPRSKSGIQALCSLHVALEKTKNVLRHCSESSKLYLAITADSVLLKFEKAKCALGDSLNGVKDIVPQSIGCQIDEIVNELANTVFALDPSEKQVGDDLIALLQKGRKLNDSNDSSELECFHLAATTIGITSSRAALAERRSLRKLIERARAEDDKRKESIIAYLLHLMRKYSKLFRSEFSDDNDSQGSQPCSPTVQRSLEDGITGGHLHVFDRQLSKLSSFNFKPSNRESGQMLVLPEELRCPISLQLMSDPVIIASGQTYERVCIEKWFRDGHKTCPKTQQKLSHLSLTPNYCVKGLVASWCEQNGVPIPESPPESLDFNYWRLALSDTESTNSRSANSVGSCKLKGIKVVPVEEESGISEEMGGNAAEGLSAQEEEDHERYLSFLKVLSEGNNWKRKCKVVEHLRLLLRDDEEARIFMGANGFVDALIQFLQSAVHEGNVMALENGAMALFNLAVNNNRNKEIMISAGILSLLEEMISKTSSHGCVAALYLNLSCLEEAKDVIGTSQAVQFLIQILHAKTEVQCKIDSLHALYNISTLSSNIPHLLSSGIIESLRSILVDQGDCSLTEKCLAVLINLAVSPAGREQMILAPALISALASTLDTGKLTEQEQAASCLLILCNRSEECCEMVLQEGVIPALVSLSVNGTSRGREKAQKLLTVFREQRQRDHSPVETNQCEPESSDFSMPPPETKPLCKSISRRKVVGKAFRFLWKSKSYSVYQC; encoded by the exons ATGTGGATAATGGATATTCCCGAGGTTGAAGAAAATCTATTTGCAGCAAGCGATGCCAAG TTACATGGAGAAATGTGCAAGTCTCTTTCGGCAATACACTGCAAGATATTGTTATTATTCCCTTCTTTAGAAGCAGCTAGGCCTAGGAGCAAATCTGGAATTCAGGCATTATGCTCATTGCATGTAGCCTTAGAAAAGACAAAGAATGTTCTTCGACACTGCTCAGAGTCGAGTAAACTTTACTTG GCTATAACCGCAGATTCTGTTcttctaaaatttgaaaaggCTAAATGTGCTCTTGGGGATAGTCTTAATGGGGTGAAAGATATTGTTCCTCAATCTATTGGTTGTCAG ATTGATGAAATTGTGAATGAACTTGCAAATACGGTATTTGCACTTGATCCATCAGAGAAGCAAGTTGGTGATGATTTAATTGCATTGCTTCAAAAGGGAAGAAAGCTTAATGATTCTAATGACAGTAGTGAACTTGAATGCTTTCATCTAGCTGCTACTACTATTGGAATCACTTCTTCAAGAGCCGCTCTTGCAGAAAGAAGATCTCTTAGAAAACTCATAGAAAGAGCTCGAGCTGAGGATGACAAGCGGAAAGAATCAATTATTGCTTACCTTTTACACCTTATGAGGAAATATTCCAAATTATTTAGAAGTGAGTTCTCTGATGATAATGATTCTCAGGGTTCTCAACCTTGTTCTCCCACTGTTCAGAGATCTCTTGAGGATGGCATTACCGGTGGTCATTTGCATGTCTTTGACAGGCAGCTTTCAAAACTTAGTTCCTTTAACTTTAAGCCTAGTAATAGGGAATCAGGGCAGATGCTCGTTTTGCCTGAAGAGTTACGATGCCCAATATCTCTACAACTTATGAGTGATCCTGTTATAATTGCTTCTGGGCAAACATATGAAAGGGTTTGCATTGAGAAGTGGTTCAGAGATGGGCACAAGACCTGCCCAAAGACACAACAGAAACTTTCACATCTTTCTTTGACTCCTAATTACTGTGTGAAGGGTCTTGTGGCTAGTTGGTGTGAACAGAATGGAGTTCCTATTCCTGAAAGCCCTCCAGAATCTCTTGATTTTAACTACTGGAGATTGGCGTTATCAGATACTGAATCCACAAATTCAAGATCTGCAAACAGTGTTGGCTCTTGCAAGTTGAAGGGTATCAAAGTTGTTCCTGTAGAAGAAGAGAGTGGTATCTCAGAGGAAATGGGGGGGAATGCAGCTGAGGGCCTTTCTGCACAAGAGGAAGAAGATCATGAACGGTATCTTAGTTTTCTTAAAGTCTTGTCAGAAGGGAACAATTGGAAGAGGAAGTGCAAAGTTGTTGAACATTTGAGGTTGTTGCTGCGGGACGATGAGGAAGCCAGGATTTTTATGGGGGCTAATGGATTTGTTGATGCACTTATTCAGTTTCTGCAATCAGCCGTGCATGAAGGGAATGTGATGGCTCTTGAAAATGGAGCCATGGCTCTGTTCAACCTGGCTGTGAATAACAACAG AAATAAGGAAATTATGATATCAGCAGGAATCTTATCACTGTTGGAGGAAATGATATCAAAAACTAGTTCCCATGGTTGTGTAGCCGCCCTGTATCTGAATCTTTCTTGCCTTGAAGAAGCCAAGGACGTGATTGGCACGAGTCAGGCTGTCCAGTTCCTTATCCAGATTCTTCACGCCAAGACAGAAGTCCAGTGCAAGATAGATTCCCTCCATGCACTCTATAATATTTCTACATTGTCCTCCAACATTCCACATCTCCTTTCATCTGGCATCATTGAAAGCCTACGATCCATTCTTGTAGACCAGGGTGATTGCAGTTTGACAGAAAAATGCCTTGCTGTTTTGATAAATTTGGCTGTCTCTCCAGCAGGAAGAGAGCAAATGATTTTGGCTCCTGCACTCATAAGTGCCTTGGCGTCCACGCTGGATACTGGTAAGCTCACAGAGCAGGAGCAAGCTGCATCTTGTCTCCTAATTTTGTGTAACAGGAGTGAGGAATGCTGTGAGATGGTCTTGCAAGAAGGCGTTATCCCTGCGTTGGTGTCATTATCTGTAAATGGAACCTCGAGAGGGAGAGAAAAGGCTCAGAAACTTTTGACGGTCTTCCGAGAGCAGCGTCAACGGGACCATTCACCTGTTGAGACAAATCAATGTGAACCTGAAAGTAGTGATTTCTCTATGCCTCCTCCTGAAACCAAACCGTTATGTAAATCAATATCCAGAAGAAAGGTGGTAGGGAAAGCTTTTAGATTTCTCTGGAAAAGCAAGAGCTATTCTGTTTACCAGTGTTAA